A genomic window from Arvicanthis niloticus isolate mArvNil1 chromosome 25, mArvNil1.pat.X, whole genome shotgun sequence includes:
- the Manea gene encoding glycoprotein endo-alpha-1,2-mannosidase isoform X2 — MHQNVKYIIDKYGNHPAFYRYKTRTGHSLPMFYVYDSYITKPKTWANLLTPSGSQSVRSSPYDGLFIALLVEEKHKYDILQSGFDGIYTYFATNGFTYGSSHQNWKNLKSFCEKNNLIFIPSVGPGYIDTSIRPWNTQNTRNRVNGKYYEVGLSAALQTHPSLISITSFNEWHEGTQIEKAIPKRTANTVYLDYWPHKPSLYLELTRKWSEKYSKERMTYASDQ, encoded by the exons ATGCATCAAAATGTCAAGTATATTATAGACAA ATATGGAAACCATCCAGCCTTTTATAGGTACAAAACCAGGACTGGACATTCTCTGCCCATGTTTTATGTCTATGATTCCTATATCACAAAGCCTAAAACATGGGCCAATCTGTTAACACCCTCAGGATCACAGAGTGTTCGCAGTTCTCCTTATGATGGATTGTTTATTGCACTTCTAGTAGAAGAAAAGCATAAGTATGATATTCTTCAGAGTGGTTTTGATggaatttatacatattttgccACAAATGGCTTTACCTATGGCTCATCTCATCAGAATTGGAAAAACCTGAAATCATTTTGTGAAAAGAACAACTTGATATTTATCCCAAGTGTAGGCCCAGGATACATAGATACAAGCATCCGTCCATGGAACACTCAGAACACCCGCAACAGAGTCAACGGGAAGTATTATGAAGTTGGTCTCAGTGCTGCACTGCAGACCCACCCCAGTTTAATTTCCATCACCTCTTTCAATGAGTGGCATGAAGGAACTCAAATTGAAAAGGCCATCCCCAAAAGAACTGCTAACACGGTATACCTGGACTACTGGCCTCATAAGCCAAGTCTGTATCTAGAACTCACTCGAAAGTGGTCTGAAAAATACAGTAAGGAAAGAATGACGTATGCATCGGATCAATAG
- the Manea gene encoding glycoprotein endo-alpha-1,2-mannosidase isoform X1 — translation MAKFRRRTCIILLLFILFIFSLMMGLKLLWPNAASFGPPVGLDLLPELRPPNSHSGNKADFQRSGRINMETNTKDLKDMTVLPPKPSEADLEELPPLNYFLHAFYYSWYGNPQFDGKYVHWNHPVLEHWDPRIAKNYPQGRHTPPDDIGSSFYPELGSYSSRDPSVIETHMKQMSSASIGVLALSWYPPDSSDENGEATDHLVPTILDKAHKYNLKVTFHIEPYSNRDDQNMHQNVKYIIDKYGNHPAFYRYKTRTGHSLPMFYVYDSYITKPKTWANLLTPSGSQSVRSSPYDGLFIALLVEEKHKYDILQSGFDGIYTYFATNGFTYGSSHQNWKNLKSFCEKNNLIFIPSVGPGYIDTSIRPWNTQNTRNRVNGKYYEVGLSAALQTHPSLISITSFNEWHEGTQIEKAIPKRTANTVYLDYWPHKPSLYLELTRKWSEKYSKERMTYASDQ, via the exons ATGGCAAAATTTCGAAGAAGGACCTGCatcattttgttactttttattctatttattttctctctgatgATGGGCTTAAAGTTACTGTGGCCAAACGCAGCATCCTTTGGACCTCCTGTTGGACTTGACCTCCTTCCAGAACTTCGTCCACCAAACTCCCACTCAGGAAACAAAGCTGACTTCCAAAGGAGTGGTAGAATCAACATGGAAACAAATACCAAGGATTTAAAAGACATGACTGTGCTGCCACCTAAACCCTCCGAGGCGGACCTGGAAGAACTGCCTCCTCTCAATTATTTTTTACATGCATTTTATTACAGTTGGTATGGAAATCCACAGTTTGATGGTAAATATGTACACTGGAATCATCCGGTCCTGGAACATTGGGACCCTAGAATAGCCAAGAACTATCCACAAGGGAGACATACTCCTCCAGACGACATTGGCTCCAGTTTTTATCCTGAGTTAGGAAGTTACAGCTCTCGAGACCCTTCTGTCATAGAAACTCACATGAAACAAATGAGCTCAGCCTCAATTG GAGTACTGGCCCTGTCTTGGTACCCACCTGATTCAAGTGATGAGAATGGAGAAGCTACTGATCACTTGGTACCAACTATTTTGGATAAAGCTCATAAATATAATCTGaag gtcaCTTTTCACATAGAGCCATATAGCAATCGAGATGATCAAAACATGCATCAAAATGTCAAGTATATTATAGACAA ATATGGAAACCATCCAGCCTTTTATAGGTACAAAACCAGGACTGGACATTCTCTGCCCATGTTTTATGTCTATGATTCCTATATCACAAAGCCTAAAACATGGGCCAATCTGTTAACACCCTCAGGATCACAGAGTGTTCGCAGTTCTCCTTATGATGGATTGTTTATTGCACTTCTAGTAGAAGAAAAGCATAAGTATGATATTCTTCAGAGTGGTTTTGATggaatttatacatattttgccACAAATGGCTTTACCTATGGCTCATCTCATCAGAATTGGAAAAACCTGAAATCATTTTGTGAAAAGAACAACTTGATATTTATCCCAAGTGTAGGCCCAGGATACATAGATACAAGCATCCGTCCATGGAACACTCAGAACACCCGCAACAGAGTCAACGGGAAGTATTATGAAGTTGGTCTCAGTGCTGCACTGCAGACCCACCCCAGTTTAATTTCCATCACCTCTTTCAATGAGTGGCATGAAGGAACTCAAATTGAAAAGGCCATCCCCAAAAGAACTGCTAACACGGTATACCTGGACTACTGGCCTCATAAGCCAAGTCTGTATCTAGAACTCACTCGAAAGTGGTCTGAAAAATACAGTAAGGAAAGAATGACGTATGCATCGGATCAATAG